The Musa acuminata AAA Group cultivar baxijiao chromosome BXJ3-6, Cavendish_Baxijiao_AAA, whole genome shotgun sequence region TCCAATTCTAAATGGTATCTCCGTCAAACCCAGAAATTAAATTATTCTCTTTTTTcagagtgcatatatatatatatatatatatataattttgtagtattaatattattagatgtaATTTTATTGATCATTGCTTGATTATTTCCATTAGAAAAAGCCTGCTGGATGAAAATTGGATTTTATAAGGGAATATTTCCCTTAAAATTTATACTATTTACATTATCAGTAGAGTCCTTAGAAAAATAATCTCAGGGTTTTACTTTGTATGCTCACTGATTACCATATCATTGTGCACATAAAAGGGGATGTGCAATGCAACAATTGGTGCATGCATGTCAGTTTCTTTGTCTCTGTTGATGGGGcatctcctttttgtttattCTCTGTCAAATTGACAGCTCTGTCACAGACTTTAAGAATCATTATAGCATGCTAaggaaataataataaaattatgtgtTTAGCTCAAATGATTTAATAATGGTTGAAATCATGAGCACCATGAAATAGTGTGGTAGTACAATATAAAGTAATGATAATTGATGAGCAAGATGGCGAGAGAATACTATTTTGGCAGACATGACCGCACCAATTTGATATAATTTAAGTAACTCACAGGGTTAGAACCAATGAATGATGTTATCTGTCAGCTCCATTGCATGTGATATTGTGACGGTctaagtattaaaattaaaattatatgtttattatataaaaaagattttaatatgaagaataaaaattaaataatcttaGATCGTATATACATTTTgatgttatttaaaaaaaaattatcatttaaaatttttttaactgATATACGAGTATATCATCGTccgataaaatttaaaatttatttttattgactAGTAATTAACTAAGCCATGCTAGTTGCCATTATTTGTGCCCAAAAGTTGTTATAGTGGAGGTTTCCTTGCCAATTCTTATAATAACTTTATACCACAAAATAAttatgttaatatatatatatatatatatatatatatatatatatatatatatatatatatatatatatatatatatatatatatatatatataaagtgattttCAATGTCTAAATTGAACATTTACATCTTTATAACATCTAACCAATGAATGAATTATGTTGTCAACTAATTATCATCATATTGTTTtagtatttaatattttaattcaaaCCATGTTAGATTAGCATGATTCTTCGTGTCAAGTTAAATTAACATGAGCTTGATGCAAGCTTATTGACGGCAAGCAAGAGGGttcgataaaacttattcaattgTTAAGTTAGAATGATGTTTGATGGATTTGGAAAGTAGAAATAAGTTATACACTCAAATTATTCTAGAGAGCTTAGGAAGAAAATTAGCttaagttgatgggatataaagaagaaataaacttttgtatatgaataaatattagTAGATCATAATACGTATTataattaaatggaatcataataaaatagaacaccaagatttacgtggaaaacctCTCCAATATGAAGAATAAAAATCACAGGACAAACTAGagaaaatccactataataataatgaatatataaatattaatctcTTACTCAAAACTTTATCAATAATCTTAAGAGAATAATTAGGATAGAAGGATTATGTCACcgtgcacaatatccaaattcttcTAAAGTAATCGtagcaagaatctactatagatctgatctaacatgagatgataaCACTTTTGGATGATCGAGAACCGTCTCTGTGTTGTCCTCCttattattgtcattttttttctcaaaaaatcatagccaccacaccccctaatttaattaggattagattaaaagatGAAGTGTAATAGTTGAAGTTGattgtaaaattatatataaaattatcgaTCATACGCCAATCAAACCATCGAGGTAAAGAGTTAGACCTGCTGTGGCGTTGGATTCAAACTCCTTATCAAAATTTGTTAGGCTAGGAATCAGTTACAAGTTCCTATCCCTCCGTATCTAACTCAATACAAAATACAGTGcatagaaaaagataaaaaaaagacaAATAATAAGACAAATCATTGATGCTCAAAGCATTCCCATTCAAGTACAGTAACTGATGGATTGAGATAAAGACGAGACCAACTCCTGGATGAGATCCTCTCATCCCATGTTGATTGTTGTGTGGTCATCCAAAAGCAGCAGTTAACAGTGGTGCGGAAGCGAGCACGTCTCACGGGGCAGACTTCTCCACGGTCTTATCTCGTTTCACATCACAGCAACGATGTCCTTCAATTAATTTGCCCATCATTCCTCAACACTCATCTGGAAGCAGCGTTCCATAGCTACTGTACGGCCTATAAATCAAACCCGTGGCTGTGTGAATCCTTCTGGgatcgatctctctctctctctctcccccgaaAAGTAGGGTTCAGCGGGACATGGAATTGTACTACTCCACGAAGCTGTCGATTTCTTCGGATGCGTCTTGCCACTTCTTGCCGGGATGGGGCAGCCATGTCTCCAACTCCAGCAGCCTTAATTTGTctaggaggagggggaggggtaGGAGGAATCGGAGGACCTCGTCGCTTCGCTTTTCGATtgctgctgctgcggcggcgACCGAGACTGCAACCAGGAAGCTGGTGCCGATATCGAGGCGGAACGAGCCGGCGGAGAGGGTGACCAGCGCCATGGAGCAGCTCGACATCGAGCGCGGCGTCTGCATCCCCTTCCGCAAGTACACTCCCGAGACGGTAGGAACCCTCGACTTGATATGCCATTGTTTCGGCTTTGCGGGTGTTCGATTCCTCGCGTCGCTGAAGATAATTGCTCGACTTGGATTGACGTTAGGTCAGGAACAAGGTTCTGGAATCGAGGGGGTCGATACTGTCGCTAATCGGCCGTGGCGTGGAGATCGTCTGGAACTTGGGCCTCTACTGGTCGGCACTCACCTACGACTGCTTAGTTGGAAGGGATGAGGAAGTAGTCCCTTACCGCGCTCGCCAGCTTCGCAAGCTTCTCTGCGACCTTGGCCCATCTTTTATCAAAGCCGGTCAGGTCAATGACTGTCCCATTTCTTTTGGCCTCCTTATCTAGATGGTCTTTAGTTACTAGTTGCTGAAATTGGCCGATGCATGCAATCGTTGTTTAGGTGCTAGCAAATAGACCGGATATAATTCGAGAAGATTACATGAACGAGCTCTGCATTCTCCAAGATGATGTCCCTCCTTTCCCGAGTCAGGTGGGGTTTTGATTGCTGCTACAAATAATTTCTGGGTTGAGGATTTCTCCTGATTGACTTTGAGCATGGAGCTAACTTGCAGGTGGCATTTGCTATCATTGAAGAGGATCTTGGGCAACCACTCGAACAGGTGTTCAGTAGAATTTCGTCGCAGACTATAGCGGCTGCCAGCTTAGGTCAAGTTTACCGTGCCACTCTACGAGAAACAGGGGAGGATGTTGCTATAAAGGTTCGAAAACTATCAACTAAACACACTTACTGAATAGTAAATTGAGTTTCCAACTATCCCAAATACTTAAGCTATTATGAAAGGACCCAATTTGTAATAAAACTCTTAACATTTTCCTTCACAGGTCGTTGAACATTGCACAAATCCTCCCAGGTAAAATAATAAGAGAGGAGCCAGAATTCAAACTCATGAcatactctgataccatgataaagatTTTTGTTGAGCTACCATTTATCCTATAAGCTTAAGTTATTAGGAAAGAGTTCAATCTATAGTTTAGCACTTTATAGCTTCTATTTCTTATCAAAAGCTTAAGTTGTTAGGAAACATCTCAAGTTATGCCTTGAACATTTTATAATGTATTAATTTTATTAGTTTTTAGCCATCCGATGTGAGTACCAATGCAAATAGCTCATATGGTATGAAAAACAGTAATTCAGAAAGCATTGAGTGGGAAGTTATTGGAGACGTGTTATTAATTTTTTCACATGCCCTTCCTTTTTATGACCAGATGCATACTATAAGTCACTGTAGAATATAATTCTGAGTCTTATATTTCATTAGATGAGAAATGAATAAATGATGCATGGTAATTGTTTTCTCTTCTCaaatcttgtaatttttgaactaACTAGTATGATCTTCAGGTGCAAAGACCAGAGATAGAGCCTATAATTTACCGAGATCTTTTTCTCTTCCGCAatctggcttcatttttgaatggTATCAGTCTGCAGAAACTAGGTTGCAATGCAGAGCTTATTGTTGATGAATTTGGTGAAAAGCTATTGGAAGAACTTGACTACACTCTTGTAAGTCTGCCTGATGCTGTTTTTGAAAACAAATGGTACTGAACTCATTTTAATTGAAACCATATTATGGAAGATACCTTATTTTTGCTAATGTCTGAACAGGAAGCTCGGAACATTGAGGACTTTTTGGAGAACTTTAAAGATGATCCAACTGTTAAGATCCCACGCGTTTATAAACAATTCTCTGGTCCACGTGTCTTAGTAATGGAGTGGATTGATGGCATTCGATGCACTAATCCACAGGTTAATTTGCTAATGAGAAATGATGTCTCTGTTATTCCACAAGTTTATTTTAGCTGAATCTTCTGAACTTTACATGCATTTCTTTATTGTGAAGTTGGAAGAAAATATTGCACATTTATTCATTTAACATTAGTAATTGATTTTTCTTAACTTACTTTTGGTAAAATCAGGCCATTAAAGCAGCAGGCATCGATGTAAATGGTTTTTTGACAATTGGGGTTAGTGCTGCATTGAGGCAGTTGCTAGAATTTGGGCTGTTCCATGGAGATCCACATCCTGGAAATATCTTTGCCATGCGTGATGGCCGTATTGCTTATGTTGATTTTGGAAATGTGGCCGAGCTTAGTCAGGTGAGTTGGAAATAATTTTCAAGGTGCCTCTGCCTTGTTGAAGGGTGATGGGTTTTTTCTGTGATGTTATCTTAGTTTTTGAGAAGAATGTCAGTTCTGGTACAACATATATTGCAAAATGTATTTATACTTGTTTCAGTCTTTTTATG contains the following coding sequences:
- the LOC103989382 gene encoding protein ACTIVITY OF BC1 COMPLEX KINASE 1, chloroplastic isoform X1; protein product: MELYYSTKLSISSDASCHFLPGWGSHVSNSSSLNLSRRRGRGRRNRRTSSLRFSIAAAAAATETATRKLVPISRRNEPAERVTSAMEQLDIERGVCIPFRKYTPETVRNKVLESRGSILSLIGRGVEIVWNLGLYWSALTYDCLVGRDEEVVPYRARQLRKLLCDLGPSFIKAGQVLANRPDIIREDYMNELCILQDDVPPFPSQVAFAIIEEDLGQPLEQVFSRISSQTIAAASLGQVYRATLRETGEDVAIKVQRPEIEPIIYRDLFLFRNLASFLNGISLQKLGCNAELIVDEFGEKLLEELDYTLEARNIEDFLENFKDDPTVKIPRVYKQFSGPRVLVMEWIDGIRCTNPQAIKAAGIDVNGFLTIGVSAALRQLLEFGLFHGDPHPGNIFAMRDGRIAYVDFGNVAELSQQNKQILIDAVVHAVNEDYAEMANDFTRLGFLASGTDVSPIIPALEAIWQNSVGKGLSDFNFRSVTGKFNQLVYNYPIRIPERFSLVIRSLLTQEGICFTLKPDFKFLEVAYPYVAKRLLTDPNPALRERLIQVLFKDGVFQWKRLENLIILAKENVAKMNSNPALQQKSSTRSSRSLQVEKKLDLTETIKDGARMFLIDAGIRRQLIMALTEDSKLHIQELVDVYRLVEDQIDIPSVALEVLQDLPNVTRDFMLAWSDSVLSDRW